The proteins below are encoded in one region of Haloterrigena turkmenica DSM 5511:
- a CDS encoding sodium:solute symporter family protein: MTKLLQQTGEYPFQETFTDLLVPMLIVGATFVVYYGISYYMKNNIKGTDDYMVAGRTIGPFVNGSAISATWESLATFMGVVALMITVQIPFLAVWTNFLLSIPLIVILYGQTLRRLGSYTPATFCKDRYGNTMSVVMALLIVFVMLMYALGQFIGLAQIMEVLLGWDYTLSLFAIAALVTGYVVIAGMWGVSYNSALQFWIMLTAALIPMMFVLNQLGSSGWFFPPLGYGDLVPEMQESNPGFFGMAFDTRWYFAMFLAMTLGPIGMPHLAQRIFTSRDVEAGRKTVFWFIFVTGLMFATMYSVAFAGVFWLENQGYEVADADLDKMIFYLNFAFNGNSVTGYVIAGAVAGGLSTVSGHMLAISAAVANDIVEAFELDVSEDRKTQFGYASVIGAGLVIALIALNPPAFLVVSILWAFAVSAAAITPVIVLGVWSARANRYGAIASSVVGFVTVVLLSPHAFSGITAGGEGLTAAVGIDAIMIAFPVSIITFVVVSLAAERIEALDVEPADNASLINEMHGYPDDGVERFNSALPLIVLAVLMLPILWWGVQPW; this comes from the coding sequence ATGACTAAGCTACTACAGCAGACCGGCGAGTATCCGTTCCAGGAGACGTTCACCGATCTGCTCGTTCCCATGCTGATCGTCGGGGCGACGTTCGTCGTCTACTACGGGATCAGTTACTACATGAAGAACAACATCAAGGGGACGGACGACTACATGGTCGCCGGTCGAACCATCGGTCCGTTCGTCAACGGCTCCGCGATCTCCGCCACCTGGGAGAGCCTGGCGACGTTCATGGGCGTCGTCGCGTTGATGATCACGGTCCAGATACCGTTCCTGGCGGTCTGGACGAACTTCCTGCTGTCGATCCCGTTGATCGTCATCCTGTACGGCCAGACGCTCCGTCGACTGGGATCGTACACGCCGGCGACGTTCTGTAAGGACCGGTATGGAAACACGATGTCCGTAGTGATGGCGCTGCTCATCGTGTTCGTGATGTTGATGTACGCGCTCGGTCAGTTCATCGGGCTGGCTCAGATTATGGAGGTGCTGCTCGGCTGGGACTACACCCTCTCGCTGTTCGCCATCGCGGCGCTGGTGACGGGATACGTCGTCATCGCCGGCATGTGGGGCGTCTCCTACAACTCTGCCCTCCAGTTCTGGATCATGCTCACCGCGGCGTTAATCCCGATGATGTTCGTTCTCAATCAGCTCGGCTCGAGCGGCTGGTTCTTCCCGCCGCTGGGCTACGGTGACCTCGTTCCGGAGATGCAGGAATCCAACCCCGGCTTCTTCGGCATGGCGTTCGACACCCGCTGGTACTTCGCGATGTTCCTGGCGATGACGCTGGGCCCCATCGGGATGCCACACCTTGCCCAACGCATCTTCACCAGCCGCGACGTCGAGGCGGGGCGGAAGACCGTCTTCTGGTTCATCTTCGTGACCGGCCTGATGTTCGCGACGATGTACTCCGTCGCGTTCGCCGGCGTCTTCTGGCTCGAGAACCAGGGCTACGAGGTCGCCGACGCCGACTTGGACAAGATGATCTTCTATCTCAACTTCGCGTTCAACGGCAACTCGGTCACCGGCTACGTCATCGCCGGTGCGGTCGCCGGCGGGCTCTCGACCGTGAGCGGGCACATGCTCGCTATCAGCGCCGCAGTCGCGAACGACATCGTCGAAGCCTTCGAACTCGATGTCAGCGAAGATCGCAAGACGCAGTTCGGTTACGCGTCCGTCATCGGTGCTGGCCTCGTCATCGCGCTGATCGCGCTCAATCCGCCCGCGTTCCTCGTCGTGAGTATCCTGTGGGCGTTCGCGGTCAGCGCGGCCGCGATCACGCCGGTCATCGTGCTCGGCGTCTGGTCGGCCCGCGCAAATCGATACGGTGCGATCGCCTCGAGCGTCGTCGGCTTCGTTACCGTCGTCCTGCTCTCTCCGCACGCGTTCAGCGGGATCACCGCCGGCGGCGAAGGGCTGACGGCGGCCGTCGGGATCGACGCGATCATGATCGCGTTCCCGGTGTCGATCATCACGTTCGTCGTGGTCTCGCTCGCCGCCGAACGGATCGAGGCGCTCGACGTCGAACCGGCCGACAACGCATCGCTCATCAACGAGATGCACGGCTACCCCGATGACGGCGTCGAACGCTTCAACAGCGCGCTACCGCTGATCGTCCTCGCAGTGCTCATGCTCCCGATCCTCTGGTGGGGCGTTCAGCCCTGGTAA